In the Chitinophagales bacterium genome, one interval contains:
- a CDS encoding TonB family protein — protein MNIDQVIALKGSLDDLLFRGKNKSYGAYDLRKSYPQHLKRSLVIFLFLVLGIIVGYVVYEKLKDKIVFETKAPIRKVTELKAPPPLNEKTPPPPPPPPPPPVKATIQFVPPKIVEVAPPDEEIKTVEEVKESKAEISTATVVGQELDDLDAGDDAGKGVEAPKVDEPLVFAEQMPEFPGGDDALMAYLQRNIKYPAFALENEIEGVVMVNFVVNADGSISKVNVTKGIKGGCDEEAARVVRNMPRWKPGKQGGQPVPVYFDVPVNFKIE, from the coding sequence ATGAATATAGATCAAGTAATAGCCTTGAAGGGCTCACTAGACGACCTCTTATTCAGAGGTAAAAATAAATCATATGGTGCGTATGACCTGCGGAAGAGTTATCCTCAGCATCTCAAAAGATCCTTAGTTATTTTTCTATTCCTTGTCCTAGGTATCATTGTAGGCTATGTTGTTTATGAGAAATTGAAAGATAAAATAGTTTTTGAGACCAAGGCTCCAATACGCAAGGTTACAGAGCTTAAAGCTCCACCGCCACTCAATGAGAAAACTCCACCACCGCCGCCGCCACCGCCACCGCCGCCAGTGAAAGCAACTATTCAGTTTGTCCCACCGAAGATTGTAGAAGTAGCACCACCGGATGAGGAAATTAAAACAGTGGAAGAAGTAAAAGAATCCAAGGCTGAGATATCTACTGCTACAGTAGTAGGACAAGAACTAGACGACCTCGATGCTGGAGATGATGCTGGTAAGGGAGTAGAAGCTCCAAAAGTGGACGAACCTTTGGTTTTTGCAGAACAAATGCCTGAGTTCCCTGGAGGCGACGATGCCCTCATGGCCTACCTTCAGAGAAATATCAAATATCCTGCATTTGCTTTGGAGAATGAAATAGAAGGTGTCGTTATGGTTAATTTCGTAGTCAATGCTGATGGTAGCATCAGTAAAGTAAATGTAACCAAAGGTATCAAAGGCGGCTGCGATGAAGAAGCCGCAAGAGTCGTGCGTAACATGCCTCGCTGGAAGCCTGGTAAACAAGGAGGTCAGCCTGTTCCGGTTTACTTTGACGTACCGGTTAACTTCAAAATAGAGTAA